The following proteins are encoded in a genomic region of alpha proteobacterium U9-1i:
- a CDS encoding 16 kDa heat shock protein A — MSTNELNPLYRTLVGFDRIANLMDQAARLDAAPGYPPFNVEQVGEDAFRIELAVAGFGEDDLTIEFKQNNLTVTGARKPQEGARQFLHRGIAERNFERRFGLADHVRVAGAKLENGLLTIDLVRELPEILKPRKIQIGTGQPKKTAKVVEAVANDETEAA, encoded by the coding sequence ATGAGCACCAACGAATTGAACCCATTATACCGGACACTGGTCGGCTTCGACCGGATCGCGAATCTGATGGACCAGGCCGCGCGTTTGGACGCTGCGCCGGGCTATCCCCCTTTCAATGTTGAGCAGGTTGGCGAGGATGCCTTCCGCATTGAACTCGCCGTAGCCGGCTTCGGTGAGGACGATCTCACAATTGAGTTCAAGCAAAACAATCTAACCGTCACCGGCGCGCGTAAACCCCAAGAAGGCGCACGGCAGTTCCTCCACCGCGGGATCGCCGAGCGCAATTTCGAACGCCGCTTCGGCCTCGCCGACCATGTCCGCGTAGCGGGGGCCAAACTGGAGAACGGATTGTTGACCATCGACCTGGTGCGCGAACTTCCGGAAATCCTGAAGCCGCGCAAAATCCAGATCGGAACCGGCCAACCGAAGAAGACCGCCAAAGTGGTCGAAGCGGTTGCCAATGACGAGACTGAAGCGGCGTAG
- a CDS encoding cysteine desulfurase — protein MASDLSRRALFAAPALAACATTMEALPLIAPPSGVSSEDLARDEAYWRRIASLYDAPQGFLQLENGYWGAMTRPVQEAFTRYTAMANQQGSHYARREYDADLLELRAHLAAILQVAPEEIAFTRNATESLFGLISGYNKLRPGDAVLYADLDYDSAIEGMEWLRQRRGVDVIKIDLPHPATRQGIIDAYDAAFAANPRVRMALVTHVSHRTGLVPPVAEIVAAARRHNVDCIVDSAHALGQLDFTPSAMGVDFAVFNLHKWIGAPIGVGALYIRRDRIGDIDPYMSTRASDRTNARVHTGTTNFGAFLAARDALALHTQIGAANKQARLRRLRGLWAERVRAHPGFEVMTPSDPTMTSAITSFRLRGRVSDEDNRQLAARLLDEFGVFTVVRIGTASGACVRVTPALFTPESDMIRFAEILESIAG, from the coding sequence ATGGCGAGCGACCTTTCCCGCCGCGCGCTCTTTGCCGCCCCTGCGCTGGCAGCCTGCGCGACGACGATGGAGGCGCTGCCGCTGATCGCGCCGCCATCGGGCGTATCGTCGGAGGATTTGGCGCGCGACGAAGCGTACTGGCGCCGTATCGCTTCCCTCTACGATGCGCCCCAGGGCTTTCTCCAACTCGAGAACGGCTATTGGGGCGCGATGACGCGGCCCGTGCAGGAGGCCTTTACGCGCTACACGGCGATGGCCAACCAGCAAGGTTCGCACTATGCGCGCCGCGAGTATGACGCCGACCTGCTGGAGCTTCGCGCGCACTTGGCGGCTATCCTCCAAGTGGCGCCGGAGGAGATCGCTTTCACGCGAAACGCGACCGAATCCTTGTTCGGTCTCATCAGCGGCTACAACAAGCTGCGCCCCGGCGACGCAGTGCTCTATGCTGACCTCGACTACGATAGCGCCATCGAAGGCATGGAATGGTTGCGCCAGCGGCGCGGCGTCGATGTGATCAAAATCGATCTGCCGCACCCGGCGACGCGACAGGGGATCATCGACGCTTACGACGCGGCCTTCGCGGCCAATCCGCGTGTGCGCATGGCGCTGGTCACGCATGTGAGCCACCGCACGGGGCTCGTTCCTCCGGTCGCCGAAATCGTGGCGGCCGCACGCCGTCACAATGTCGATTGCATCGTCGATTCCGCGCACGCTCTCGGGCAGCTCGACTTCACACCATCGGCGATGGGCGTGGATTTTGCGGTGTTCAATCTGCACAAATGGATCGGCGCGCCCATCGGCGTCGGCGCGCTCTATATCCGCCGAGACCGCATCGGCGATATCGATCCCTACATGAGCACGCGCGCCAGTGACCGCACCAACGCCCGTGTCCATACGGGCACCACCAATTTCGGCGCTTTCCTGGCGGCGCGAGACGCGCTGGCGCTGCATACCCAGATCGGCGCCGCCAATAAGCAAGCCCGCTTGCGTCGATTGCGCGGCCTATGGGCCGAGCGCGTGCGCGCCCACCCTGGCTTCGAAGTGATGACGCCTAGCGATCCGACAATGACAAGCGCGATCACCTCGTTTCGCCTGCGCGGCCGTGTAAGCGACGAGGACAACCGCCAACTCGCCGCGCGCCTGCTGGATGAGTTCGGCGTGTTCACCGTCGTCCGCATCGGAACCGCGTCTGGCGCTTGCGTCCGCGTCACGCCGGCGCTCTTCACGCCGGAAAGCGACATGATCCGGTTCGCGGAAATCCTGGAAAGCATCGCCGGTTAG
- a CDS encoding glycine cleavage system transcriptional activator GcvA, with amino-acid sequence MAVQIPSLQTLRAFEAAGRLQSYSRAAEELGLTHGAVSHRIRELEQRLGKQLFRRVGNTMVTTPAGAELLARVRQGLSLLEQAFEAPPSAVKASNKRVVVTSVPSLASTWLFARLSEFRALYHDIDVELRVSEALLDYKRDGVDLGVRLGAGGWPGLNTTKLFDEMLTPMCTPAYRDKHKLRVPADLKRATFLRNTWTPWARWFHAAGLDWPEPTTGPSYDDGPLLLRAAMQNDGVALARHWLAVDEVRAGRLVLPFDVTLHDDFSYWLAWPSRRRANPSADLLREWLADRGAAESGPRFTALAAAAE; translated from the coding sequence TTGGCGGTCCAGATTCCCTCCTTGCAGACTCTGCGCGCGTTCGAGGCGGCTGGCCGTCTGCAGAGTTATTCACGCGCAGCGGAAGAACTCGGCCTCACCCATGGGGCCGTGAGCCACCGCATTCGCGAACTTGAGCAGCGCCTCGGCAAGCAGCTCTTTCGCCGCGTCGGCAATACGATGGTGACGACGCCGGCGGGAGCGGAATTGCTGGCGCGCGTGCGGCAGGGTTTGTCGCTTCTCGAGCAAGCGTTCGAAGCCCCACCCAGCGCCGTGAAGGCGAGCAACAAGCGCGTCGTCGTTACGTCGGTGCCAAGCTTGGCCTCGACGTGGCTCTTCGCGCGGCTCTCGGAGTTTCGCGCCCTCTATCACGACATCGATGTTGAGCTCCGCGTGAGCGAAGCGTTGCTCGACTACAAACGCGACGGCGTCGATCTTGGCGTGCGGCTTGGCGCTGGCGGCTGGCCGGGGCTGAACACGACGAAGCTGTTCGACGAAATGCTGACGCCCATGTGCACGCCCGCCTATCGCGACAAGCACAAGCTGCGCGTGCCCGCTGACCTCAAGCGCGCGACCTTCCTGCGCAACACGTGGACGCCGTGGGCGCGTTGGTTTCACGCCGCCGGGCTGGATTGGCCGGAGCCGACGACGGGCCCCTCTTATGATGATGGCCCGCTCTTGCTGCGCGCCGCGATGCAGAACGACGGCGTCGCGCTGGCGCGGCACTGGCTTGCGGTGGACGAAGTGCGCGCAGGACGGCTCGTGCTGCCGTTCGATGTAACTCTGCACGATGATTTTTCGTACTGGCTCGCCTGGCCTTCGCGCCGACGCGCCAATCCGAGTGCCGACTTGTTGCGCGAGTGGTTGGCCGATCGCGGCGCAGCGGAATCTGGCCCGCGCTTCACGGCTTTGGCAGCCGCCGCCGAATAG
- a CDS encoding sensory box histidine kinase/response regulator → MTITQKAIAALVAVFLALFAGSAIILDRAVRPEFEQLEAEAHARDRARVVANLDALRNDIRQRATDYAYWDDTYLFARGDNPDFVDDYGDDWFADYGVDLMIVGDDQGRVFWALGGAARGAAAVDRGAAAALVTLTRQVNETREATSGVTWLDGYGFAVYGAAPITMSDGSGAPRGVFIIAKRLSDAALSTQVQLELTLMHADEQNDAHLNGLQTQDAMTWTGRKELLSLIALRDSNGLLVGAAAARQARDITALGSRATTITLALFAGISALLAILLWVLLRVGILRRLDRMEKHFNDSGEPTPLASDAIVDDEITRLIDAYNALVARSGEAAIRAKDAQMQRDAAATANRLKSDFLANISHELRTPLNAVIGYADLISEDLADGRTETARADLENITGAARHVLTMVNDILDLSKLEAGSLTLKPQAFDVAEFVREAISVTAPVARARACSINVDIQPGIGVVFSDQARLRQCLVSALTHACGASEGAAVRLRAERCAIGPRADIVRFEINASGPAPSDEQLARMFEAYRSADLTADDGGAGLGLAVTRRVIALLGGAIEARGGDGLTFVLTAPVVLKEPIQRAA, encoded by the coding sequence ATGACGATCACGCAGAAAGCAATTGCGGCTTTGGTGGCCGTGTTCCTGGCTTTGTTCGCCGGGTCCGCGATCATTTTGGACCGCGCTGTGCGGCCCGAGTTCGAGCAACTCGAGGCGGAGGCGCATGCGCGCGACCGCGCGCGCGTGGTCGCGAATCTCGACGCCCTGCGCAACGACATTCGTCAGCGCGCGACTGATTATGCGTACTGGGACGACACCTATTTGTTCGCCCGCGGCGACAATCCCGACTTCGTGGACGATTACGGCGACGATTGGTTTGCCGATTACGGCGTTGACCTGATGATCGTGGGCGACGACCAAGGCCGCGTTTTCTGGGCGCTGGGCGGAGCGGCGCGCGGTGCGGCGGCTGTCGACCGGGGCGCCGCAGCGGCCCTCGTGACCCTCACCCGCCAAGTAAATGAGACGCGCGAGGCCACCTCAGGCGTAACCTGGCTCGATGGTTATGGTTTCGCGGTGTACGGCGCGGCGCCGATCACCATGAGCGACGGAAGCGGCGCTCCGCGCGGCGTCTTCATTATCGCCAAACGCCTTTCGGATGCCGCTTTGAGCACGCAGGTGCAGCTCGAACTGACCTTGATGCACGCCGACGAACAGAATGACGCCCACCTGAACGGGCTTCAGACCCAAGACGCAATGACATGGACGGGCCGAAAGGAACTGCTTTCGCTCATCGCGCTTCGCGATTCGAACGGCCTGCTTGTCGGCGCCGCCGCAGCGCGACAAGCGCGTGACATCACCGCCTTGGGCTCGCGCGCTACCACCATCACGCTCGCTCTGTTCGCAGGGATATCGGCGCTTCTGGCGATACTGCTGTGGGTCCTGCTGCGCGTTGGTATTCTACGCCGGCTCGACCGCATGGAGAAACATTTCAACGACAGCGGCGAGCCTACCCCGCTGGCGTCCGACGCCATCGTTGACGACGAAATCACCCGCCTCATCGACGCCTATAACGCGCTCGTCGCGCGCTCTGGCGAGGCGGCTATTCGGGCAAAGGACGCGCAGATGCAGCGCGACGCCGCCGCCACGGCAAACCGGTTGAAGTCCGACTTCCTGGCCAACATCAGTCACGAATTGCGAACGCCGCTCAATGCGGTGATTGGCTATGCTGACCTGATTTCGGAAGATCTCGCCGATGGCCGCACGGAAACGGCGCGCGCGGATCTGGAGAACATCACCGGCGCGGCGCGCCACGTCCTGACCATGGTCAACGACATTCTCGACCTCTCGAAGCTTGAGGCCGGATCACTCACACTCAAACCCCAAGCCTTCGACGTGGCTGAGTTTGTGCGCGAGGCGATCAGTGTCACAGCGCCCGTGGCGCGCGCACGCGCCTGCTCGATCAATGTGGATATTCAGCCGGGCATCGGCGTGGTGTTCTCCGACCAAGCTCGCTTACGCCAGTGTCTCGTGAGCGCGCTCACGCACGCCTGCGGCGCAAGCGAAGGCGCGGCGGTGCGCTTGCGCGCGGAGCGTTGTGCGATCGGCCCGCGCGCCGACATCGTACGATTCGAGATCAACGCCAGCGGACCGGCGCCAAGCGACGAACAGCTAGCGCGCATGTTCGAGGCCTACCGCTCAGCAGACCTCACCGCCGACGACGGCGGCGCGGGGTTGGGCCTGGCCGTAACGCGCCGCGTCATCGCCCTTCTCGGCGGCGCCATCGAAGCGCGTGGCGGCGACGGACTGACATTCGTCCTCACCGCGCCGGTGGTTCTCAAGGAACCCATCCAGCGCGCGGCTTAG
- a CDS encoding arabinose 5-phosphate isomerase, with translation MSIIDPAAAIAAGQETIRAEARALDLLAEALAKNLAEPFSHAAALLADAKGRVIVSGMGKSGHIARKIAATLASTGTPAQFVHPAEASHGDLGMIVEADCLLAISRSGETAELSDLLHHCRRLGVPIIGMTFKPTSSLARASTAALVMPDCGEASEDAPAPTISTTMCLALGDALSVALLKARGFTADHFGAIHPGGKLGAALKRVRDLMRVGQSDPLIAPTASVADTLKAMSAGGIGAAGVIENGKLIGIVTDGDLRRKLTPEMFNRDARALMTANPQTIAPDAPIADAIAIMNSKRITILFAVEDGAPVGVVHMHDLLAAGVR, from the coding sequence ATGTCCATCATCGATCCCGCCGCCGCCATCGCCGCCGGCCAGGAAACCATCAGAGCCGAAGCGCGCGCCCTGGATTTGCTGGCCGAAGCGTTGGCCAAAAATCTAGCCGAACCGTTCAGCCATGCCGCCGCTTTGCTGGCTGACGCCAAGGGCCGCGTGATCGTCTCGGGCATGGGCAAGTCCGGCCACATCGCCCGCAAGATCGCCGCGACCCTCGCCAGCACCGGCACGCCGGCGCAATTCGTCCATCCCGCCGAAGCCAGCCATGGCGATCTCGGCATGATCGTCGAAGCGGATTGCCTGCTGGCGATTTCGCGCTCCGGCGAGACGGCTGAGCTTTCTGATCTGCTGCACCATTGCCGCCGCCTCGGCGTGCCGATCATCGGCATGACGTTCAAGCCGACATCGTCGCTCGCGCGCGCTTCTACCGCCGCGCTCGTCATGCCCGATTGCGGCGAAGCCAGCGAAGACGCGCCGGCGCCAACGATCTCCACCACTATGTGCCTGGCGCTGGGTGACGCGCTCTCGGTCGCACTGCTCAAGGCGCGCGGCTTCACCGCCGATCATTTCGGCGCGATCCATCCTGGCGGCAAGCTTGGCGCGGCGCTAAAGCGCGTGCGCGATCTGATGCGCGTCGGCCAAAGCGATCCGCTGATCGCGCCAACGGCATCCGTAGCCGATACGCTCAAAGCAATGAGCGCGGGCGGCATCGGCGCGGCTGGCGTGATCGAAAACGGCAAGCTTATCGGCATCGTCACCGACGGTGATCTTCGGCGCAAACTTACGCCCGAAATGTTCAACCGCGACGCGCGCGCCTTAATGACAGCTAATCCGCAGACAATCGCGCCCGACGCGCCGATCGCCGACGCCATCGCCATCATGAATTCCAAGCGCATCACCATCCTGTTCGCCGTCGAAGACGGCGCGCCCGTTGGCGTGGTGCACATGCACGATCTGCTGGCGGCAGGCGTGCGGTGA
- a CDS encoding integral membrane protein encodes MILVGLGKGGFSGLGALCVPVMALAISPVQAAAILLPILMVQDVVTTWIFRGLWDLRQVGVLIVGGVAGVFAGFVLAATVSVAMIELALGGICILFGLHRLWVERGGEFAAMKFPAWVGVAAGAAAGFTSQLAHAGGPPIQMYYAPQRVDRDMFLGTTTLFFTVLNWVKLPAFAALGQLTITNLAASIVLLPLAIVATWIGARLARSISSARFFRVIYALMIVLGLKLCWDGVAGLT; translated from the coding sequence GTGATCCTTGTCGGGCTGGGAAAGGGCGGGTTCTCAGGCCTCGGCGCGCTCTGCGTGCCGGTGATGGCGCTGGCGATCTCGCCAGTGCAGGCGGCGGCCATCCTGTTGCCGATCCTGATGGTGCAGGACGTCGTCACCACTTGGATATTTCGCGGCCTTTGGGATTTGCGCCAGGTTGGCGTGCTGATTGTCGGCGGGGTGGCGGGCGTTTTCGCCGGCTTCGTGCTGGCTGCGACGGTCTCGGTGGCGATGATTGAATTGGCGCTGGGCGGTATCTGCATTCTCTTCGGATTGCATCGCCTCTGGGTCGAGCGCGGCGGCGAGTTCGCGGCGATGAAGTTTCCGGCGTGGGTCGGCGTCGCCGCCGGCGCGGCCGCTGGCTTCACCAGCCAACTGGCGCATGCAGGCGGCCCGCCGATCCAGATGTATTACGCGCCGCAACGCGTTGACCGCGACATGTTCCTCGGCACGACGACTTTGTTCTTCACGGTGTTGAACTGGGTGAAGCTGCCGGCCTTCGCCGCGCTTGGGCAGCTGACGATCACGAACCTCGCAGCGTCGATCGTGTTGTTGCCTTTGGCGATCGTTGCGACTTGGATTGGCGCGCGGCTTGCGCGCTCGATCAGCAGCGCCCGCTTTTTCCGCGTCATCTACGCGCTGATGATCGTGTTGGGCCTGAAGCTTTGCTGGGACGGCGTGGCCGGCTTGACTTGA
- a CDS encoding cold shock protein CspA has product MATGVVKWFNMAKGFGFIAPDEGGQDVFVHVSAVQRSGLQGLREGQAVSFDVENDPRKNKPSAVNIKPV; this is encoded by the coding sequence ATGGCTACCGGCGTCGTGAAATGGTTCAACATGGCAAAGGGGTTCGGCTTTATCGCACCGGATGAAGGCGGACAGGATGTTTTCGTGCACGTGAGCGCCGTGCAGCGCTCGGGATTGCAGGGCCTTCGGGAAGGCCAAGCCGTTTCCTTCGACGTCGAAAACGATCCACGCAAGAACAAGCCGTCCGCGGTCAATATCAAGCCGGTCTAA
- a CDS encoding dTDP-glucose 4,6-dehydratase produces the protein MFERRVLVTGGSGFLGSHLCDRLVARGDDVICADNLFTGRKRNIAHLLDKPNFEFQRHDVTFPLYVEVDQIYNLACPASPVHYQHDPVQTTKTSVHGAINMLGLAKRLRARIFQASTSEVYGDPDVHPQPEEYWGRVNPIGIRSCYDEGKRCAETLFFDYHRQHNLDIKVARIFNTYGPRMHPNDGRVVSNFIVQALKGEDITLYGDGEQTRSFCYVDDLINAFLAFMDAPTELTGPINIGNPKEFTIKELAENVIDLTGAKSKLVHRPLPSDDPKQRQPNIDKARQHLGWTPKVELREGLKRTIEYFDGLLKEGDPLIVGR, from the coding sequence ATGTTTGAACGGCGTGTTTTGGTGACCGGCGGGTCCGGGTTTTTGGGGTCGCACCTGTGCGATCGTCTGGTCGCGCGCGGCGACGACGTGATCTGCGCCGACAATCTGTTCACCGGCCGGAAGCGCAACATCGCGCACCTGCTCGACAAGCCGAACTTCGAATTCCAGCGCCACGACGTGACGTTCCCGCTCTATGTCGAAGTGGATCAGATCTACAATCTGGCCTGCCCCGCGAGCCCTGTGCACTACCAGCACGATCCGGTGCAAACCACGAAGACGAGCGTCCACGGCGCCATCAACATGCTCGGCCTCGCCAAGCGTCTGCGCGCGCGCATCTTCCAGGCGTCGACGTCGGAAGTGTACGGCGATCCCGACGTGCATCCCCAACCGGAAGAATATTGGGGCCGCGTCAATCCGATCGGCATTCGCTCTTGCTACGACGAAGGCAAACGCTGCGCCGAGACCTTGTTCTTCGACTATCACCGCCAGCACAATCTCGACATCAAGGTCGCGCGCATCTTCAACACCTACGGCCCGCGCATGCACCCGAATGACGGGCGCGTGGTGTCGAACTTCATCGTTCAGGCGCTGAAGGGCGAAGACATCACGCTTTACGGCGACGGCGAGCAAACGCGCTCGTTCTGCTACGTCGATGACCTGATCAACGCCTTCCTCGCCTTCATGGACGCGCCGACCGAACTCACCGGCCCGATCAATATCGGCAACCCCAAGGAGTTCACGATCAAGGAATTGGCCGAGAACGTGATCGATCTCACCGGCGCCAAGTCCAAACTCGTGCATCGCCCGCTGCCGAGCGACGATCCGAAGCAGCGCCAGCCGAACATCGACAAAGCGCGCCAGCATCTGGGCTGGACGCCGAAGGTCGAGCTACGCGAGGGCCTAAAGCGCACAATCGAGTACTTCGACGGCCTCCTGAAAGAAGGCGATCCGCTGATCGTCGGACGCTAG
- a CDS encoding 2-keto-3-deoxy-D-manno-octulosonate-8-phosphate synthase, with protein MTSPNPVIRIPRVESTPVEVANHLPLTFICGPCQLESREHALETAEFLRGVFKRAGAGFIYKTSFDKANRSSLGTKRGAGLSVSGPIFEEIRQKLGVPVITDVHLPEQCADVAEVVDVLQIPAFLCRQTDLLIAAAETGKPINVKKGQFLAPWDMKNVLAKITGSGNPNVMACERGASFGYNTLVSDMRALPILKSFGAPVVFDATHSVQQPGGRGDTSGGERQFVPVLARAAVSIGVAAVFMEAHPDPDNAPSDGPNMVPFDELEPLVMELMDFDRLAKRGLAVAAE; from the coding sequence ATGACCAGCCCCAACCCGGTGATCCGGATTCCGCGCGTCGAGAGCACGCCGGTCGAGGTCGCCAACCACTTGCCGCTGACCTTCATCTGCGGCCCCTGCCAGCTTGAGAGCCGCGAACACGCGCTAGAGACGGCTGAATTTTTGCGCGGCGTGTTCAAACGCGCAGGCGCTGGCTTCATCTACAAAACCAGTTTCGACAAAGCCAACCGCTCCAGCCTCGGCACGAAGCGCGGCGCGGGGCTTTCGGTGTCGGGCCCGATCTTCGAGGAAATCCGCCAGAAGCTCGGCGTGCCGGTGATCACCGACGTGCACCTGCCGGAGCAATGCGCCGACGTCGCCGAAGTGGTCGACGTGCTCCAGATCCCCGCGTTCCTCTGCCGTCAAACTGACCTGCTGATCGCCGCCGCCGAAACCGGCAAACCGATCAATGTGAAGAAGGGGCAATTCCTGGCGCCGTGGGACATGAAGAACGTGCTCGCCAAGATCACCGGCAGCGGCAATCCCAACGTGATGGCCTGCGAACGCGGCGCGAGCTTTGGCTACAACACGCTCGTCTCCGACATGCGCGCGCTGCCGATCCTGAAAAGCTTCGGCGCGCCGGTCGTGTTTGACGCGACGCACTCCGTGCAACAGCCGGGCGGGCGCGGCGACACCTCCGGTGGCGAACGTCAGTTCGTGCCGGTGCTGGCGCGCGCGGCGGTGTCGATCGGCGTGGCGGCCGTGTTCATGGAAGCCCATCCCGATCCGGACAATGCGCCGAGCGACGGGCCCAACATGGTGCCGTTCGACGAACTTGAACCGCTGGTGATGGAGCTGATGGATTTCGATCGCTTGGCGAAGCGCGGCCTCGCGGTCGCGGCGGAATAA
- a CDS encoding glutathione S-transferase, whose translation MTAPFRLYGAELSPYSVKVRSYLRFKGLAFEWLERSNARQEEFSRYAKLPLAPILVDADENAMQDSTPMIEALEREYAEPSITPDDASLAFLSALLEDYADEWLNKAMFHYRWAYPENQDSAAKRIVDMLFEGAPTPDGMEDAVKTRMIGRLHHVGSTPETAPLIEGSFTRVLATLDRMLAANKYLFGGRPSLADFGLAGQLGQLRSDPTPGAIIKAQAPNVSRWLDRMDSPGVEGGFASLPSLQDDLASLLREEIAGAYLVWMAANAQAVRDDAPGVTAFIAGETYTQKPQRYAAKAFAELRRKRALVTDEALAALLGDTGCDAFLASPPGMATEEPEVDDEGDDDGED comes from the coding sequence ATGACCGCTCCCTTCCGCCTTTATGGCGCGGAGCTTTCGCCTTATTCGGTGAAAGTGCGCTCTTATCTGCGCTTCAAGGGCCTCGCGTTTGAATGGCTCGAGCGCAGCAACGCCCGGCAGGAAGAGTTTTCGCGCTACGCCAAGCTGCCTCTGGCCCCGATCCTGGTCGATGCGGACGAAAACGCCATGCAGGATTCCACGCCGATGATCGAGGCGCTGGAGCGCGAGTACGCCGAACCGTCGATCACGCCTGATGATGCGTCGCTCGCGTTCCTGTCAGCGCTGCTGGAGGATTATGCCGACGAATGGCTGAACAAAGCGATGTTCCACTATCGCTGGGCCTATCCCGAAAACCAGGACAGCGCCGCCAAGCGTATTGTCGACATGCTGTTTGAAGGCGCGCCGACACCTGACGGCATGGAAGACGCCGTGAAGACGCGCATGATCGGCCGGCTGCATCATGTCGGCTCGACGCCTGAGACCGCGCCCTTGATTGAAGGTTCGTTCACGCGCGTTCTGGCCACGCTCGACCGCATGCTTGCCGCCAACAAATATCTATTCGGCGGGCGCCCGAGTTTAGCGGATTTTGGCCTCGCCGGTCAGCTTGGCCAGTTGCGTTCCGACCCAACCCCAGGGGCAATCATCAAGGCGCAAGCGCCGAACGTGTCGCGCTGGCTCGACCGGATGGATAGCCCAGGCGTGGAGGGTGGATTTGCATCGCTGCCTTCACTGCAGGACGACCTGGCGTCCCTGCTGCGGGAAGAGATCGCCGGCGCTTACCTGGTCTGGATGGCGGCCAACGCCCAGGCCGTTCGCGATGACGCGCCCGGCGTCACGGCTTTCATTGCTGGCGAGACTTACACGCAGAAGCCCCAACGCTACGCGGCCAAGGCGTTCGCGGAACTGCGCCGCAAGCGCGCGCTCGTCACTGACGAGGCGTTGGCGGCGTTGTTGGGAGACACGGGATGCGATGCGTTCCTGGCTTCGCCGCCCGGTATGGCGACGGAGGAGCCCGAGGTCGACGATGAAGGTGACGACGACGGCGAGGACTAA
- a CDS encoding N-acetyl-L,L-diaminopimelate deacetylase, whose amino-acid sequence MGNFMRTLVLAASVLLLATPALAQPFSTPTEAAIQSALPRMITWRRDFHQNPELSYEEVRTSRIVAQHLRSLRMEVRTGIAQTGVVGVLRGGRPGPVIALRADMDALPVTEEGDLPFRSRARGTYNGQDVGIMHACGHDSHVAILMAAASVLAARREEIAGTIIFVFQPSEEGAPPGGMGGARRMLAENVFGDLRPEAIYGLHAWPAASGTVMMIPGPMMAGSDRIDITVTGSQTHGAQPHAGIDPIVVSSQIINALQTIPSRQMDAVRSPVIVTIGMIQGGVRYNIIPQTVEMQGTIRYLNPQTREDLYNRIRRTIAETAAASGATVEVSISENAIPTVNPPELLARARAAAIGALGEEAVQGGYPVMPAEDFAYFQQAVPGVFFFYGVNAPGVAPAEAAPNHNPRFFVHEPAMETGLRAMLAIALDRVGTAN is encoded by the coding sequence GTGGGGAATTTCATGCGTACTCTGGTATTGGCTGCGTCAGTGTTGTTGTTGGCAACCCCCGCGCTCGCACAACCATTCTCCACGCCGACTGAAGCGGCGATCCAGTCGGCGCTGCCGCGCATGATCACCTGGCGACGCGATTTCCACCAAAACCCGGAGCTTAGCTACGAAGAGGTGCGTACGTCGCGCATCGTCGCCCAGCACCTGCGTTCGCTGCGCATGGAGGTGCGCACTGGCATCGCACAAACCGGGGTCGTTGGCGTGTTGCGCGGCGGGCGGCCCGGCCCAGTGATTGCGCTCCGCGCCGACATGGACGCGCTGCCGGTGACGGAAGAGGGCGATTTGCCGTTCCGTTCGCGCGCACGGGGCACGTACAACGGCCAGGACGTTGGCATCATGCACGCCTGTGGGCATGACAGCCACGTCGCAATCTTGATGGCCGCGGCCAGCGTGCTCGCCGCGCGCCGCGAGGAGATCGCCGGCACGATCATCTTCGTGTTTCAGCCTTCAGAAGAAGGCGCGCCTCCCGGCGGTATGGGCGGCGCGCGGCGCATGTTGGCGGAAAACGTGTTCGGCGATCTGCGACCCGAAGCGATTTACGGCCTCCACGCTTGGCCGGCCGCAAGCGGCACTGTGATGATGATCCCCGGGCCGATGATGGCGGGTTCCGATCGGATCGACATCACCGTCACTGGCAGTCAAACCCACGGTGCGCAGCCGCACGCGGGCATCGACCCAATCGTCGTGTCGTCGCAGATCATCAACGCGCTGCAAACGATCCCGTCGCGACAGATGGATGCGGTGCGTTCGCCAGTGATCGTGACCATCGGCATGATCCAGGGCGGCGTGCGCTACAACATCATTCCGCAAACCGTCGAGATGCAGGGGACGATCCGCTATCTCAATCCGCAAACGCGCGAGGATCTCTACAATCGCATCCGACGCACGATCGCCGAGACCGCCGCAGCGTCAGGCGCGACCGTGGAAGTCTCGATTTCCGAAAATGCGATCCCGACCGTCAATCCGCCAGAGCTGCTGGCGCGTGCGCGCGCTGCGGCAATCGGCGCGCTGGGCGAGGAAGCGGTGCAGGGTGGCTATCCGGTGATGCCGGCGGAGGACTTCGCGTATTTCCAGCAAGCCGTGCCGGGAGTGTTCTTCTTCTATGGTGTCAACGCACCCGGCGTTGCTCCGGCGGAAGCCGCGCCAAATCACAATCCACGCTTCTTCGTGCATGAGCCGGCGATGGAAACCGGCCTGCGCGCCATGCTTGCGATCGCGCTTGACCGCGTCGGCACGGCAAACTGA